The sequence CGCGACGTTCGTCACCCGCTGCACGAACAGCGCGAGGAACAGCCCGGTGACCGTGGTGGACGCCTCCGCGATCAGCGCGAACACCGTGCCGAAGCCGACCGCCGCGACCAGCGTCATCAGGATCGCGCGCCGCTGCACGGCCGCACCGCGCAACTGGGGTCCGCCCGCGAGGACGACCCCGGTGACGGCGACGGCGATGCCCGCGGCCTGGAACAGACCCGGCCGCTCGCCGAGCACGAGCCCGACGCCGACGGGCACGGCGACGCTGAGGGTGGCGAGCGGGGAGACCACGCCCATCGGGCCGAGGGCGAGGGCCTGGTAGAAGCAGAGCAGGGCCACGGGCCCGACGAGCCCGGCCGCGAACGCGAACCACAGCCGGGGCCCGGCCTCGCTCCAGCCGCCGGTGGCCAGCACGATCGCGCCCAGCACGGCCGCCGCGATGGCCTGCGAGACGACCACGACCGTCAGCGCCGGGGTGCGCCGGGTCAGCAGTCCGCCGCCGAAGTCGGCCAGCCCCCACAGGAGGCTGGTGATCAGGGCGAAGAATGCTGTCATGGCCGGCCTCGCAGTACAGTTCGGTGAACGATCGGGTGCAGCTCACCGTAGTTCAGCAGACTGAACTTGGCTAAACAAAATAATCGACTTCCCGGATATTGGACTCCCTGTGTCGGACCTAGAACTCCTGACCCAGTCCCTGGCGCGCAACGTCAGGCACTGGCGCTCGGTGCGCGGCTTCACGCTGGACGTGCTCGCCGCCCGGGCGGGCGTCAGCCGCGGCATGCTCATCCAGATCGAGCAGGCCCGCACCAACCCGAGCATCGGCACGGTCGTCAAGATCGGTGACGCGCTCGGCGTCAGCATCACCACGCTCCTCGACTACGAACAGGGCCCGAAGGTGCGGATCGTCCCCGCCGAACGGGCCGTACGGCTCTGGCACACCGAGGAGGGCAGTTACAACCGGCTGCTCGCAGGCACCGAGGCCCCCGGACCGCTGGAGATGTGGGACTGGCGGCTGATGCCGGGGGAGACCAGCCCCTCCGAGCCGCACCCCGGCGGTACGGTCGAGCTGGTCCATGTCACCGCCGGCGAGCTGACGCTCACCGTGGACGGCACGGAATACCGCGTTCCGACGGGCGCGAGCGCCTCCTTCGAGGCCGACGTCCCGCACTGGTACGGCAACCAGGGCGAGGTGCCGATGGAGATGGTGATGGCCGTGTCCGTACCGCCCGTGCCGTGAGACGCCGCGACGGCGGCCGGGCCGGTGTTGCTAGCGTGCGGCCATGCGCGCACCCATCGGAGACTTCGAGACCGCCACTCCCGCCCCGGACTGCCTGGACGAGCTGACCGCCCCCGTCGCCGACGCCGTACGCGCCTGGCAGGGCACGGTCGCGGCCGACCAGATCCTCTACGTCGACACCGACCCGCGCTGGGCCGACACCTCCGTCTTCGTGGAGCACTACGGCCGCGACCTGCTGGAGCGGTCGGCGAACTGCGTGGTGGTCGCGGGCAAGCGGGCCGGCGAGATTCGGCTGGCCGCCTGTGTGGTGCCGTCCACCGCCCGGGCCGACGTCAACGGTGTCGTCCGCCGTCAACTGGGCGCCCGCAAGGCGTCGTTCGCCTCGATGGAGACGGCGACCGGCGAGACCGGCATGGAGTACGGCGGCATCACACCGGTCGGACTGCCCGCCGGCTGGCCGGTGCTGGTGGACCCGGCCGTCGTCGACATGCCCTACGTCCTGGTCGGCAGCGGACGCCGCCGCGGCAAGCTCCTGCTCCCCGGCAAGGCCCTCGCCGGCCTTCCCGGCGCCGTCGTGCTGGAGGGCCTCGGCGTGGCGTGACGAGGAGGCCCGGCGACGGCTCAGCCCAGCCGGGGGATCTCGATGGCCGGGCAGCGGTCCATGACCATTTCCAGGCCCGCCGTCCGGGTCCGCTCGTAGGCGGCCGGGTCGACCACGCCCAGCTGGAACCACACCGCCCGCGCGCCCTTCGCCACGGCATCGTCGGCGACCGGACCGGCCAGCTCGCTGTTCACGAAGACGTCGACCACCTCCACGTCGAAGGGGATGTCCGCGAGGGAGGCGTAACCCCGCTCCCCGTGCACCGTCTCGGCCTTGGGGTGCACGGGCACGATCCGCTTGCCGAACCGCTGGAGTGCCAGCGCCACCCCGTACGCGGCCCGGCGCTGGTTGGCGGACAGGCCCACCACCGCCCAGGTGTCGCCCAGCTCGGTCAGGATCCTGCGGATCGTCGCTTCGTCGCCGTACATCGGCCGCCTCCTCGGGCTGCGGGAACTGTCCCGGGGAAACGTCACTGTGGTGGGCGCGGATTCCCGCCGCGGCGCGGCACGCTGTCCGGAATCGGCGCAAGCTGCTGCATACGCCCGCCGACCCGACCTACGCTCGCCCCGTGCTGCGCATCCTCGACGCCCGAACCGGTGAGCCCGTACCCGCCGCGCCCGCCCGGCGCGCCCTGACCCGTATCGAAGCCCACGCCTGCGGACTCGATCCGACGGCCCTGCGGGTCCTGCTCACCGCCGACCTGCTCGTGCGCGCCCTGGAACTGGGCGGCACCCCGGTCTGGACGATCCTCACCGCCCCCCGCCACCAGCCCGAACTGCGCACGGCCGGCACGCGCCTGGCCATCCGCCCCTTCGAGGACAGCCGTGATCTCGCCTCCGGCCTCGGCGAGGCCCAGGCCGTCCACGTGGTACGGCGGGACCGCGCGGAGACGGTGGGGGAGGGTCCGGTGGTGGCGGTGGCCGGCGTGGAGTGGGCCCCGGGGCCCGGCGCCGCGTCCGGGCCGGACGGCGGCCCCGGCGTGCTCGCGACGCTGCTGTCCGACCCCCCGGCCCTGCGCCTGGCCCTGCTCGCCGTACCGCGCGGCGAGCCCGCGCGGCTGGACCCGGCCACGCTGGACGAGGCCGCGCGGACCCTCGCCCGCTGGCGGCGGGCCGTGGCCCGCTGGGCCCGGCGGCCCTCGAGGCCGGTGCCCGGCGAGGTGCGCGAGCGGCTGCGCGCCGCCTGGGAGGACGATCTCGACCTGCCCGCGGTCCTCGGTGTCCTGCGGGACGCGGCGAGCGCGCCCGGCATCCCGGACGGAGCCCGCTTCGAGACGTGCGTCTACGCCGACCGCCTGCTCGCGCTGGACCTCGCGCGCGACCTCGGGAGCCCCGCGTGACCGGGCCGGCCGGCACCGGTCCGCTGCGCCGGCTGGTGGTGCTGCGGCACGCCAAGTCGGCCTGGCCGGCAGGCGTCGAGGACCGGCTCAGGCCGCTCGCGCCCCGCGGGCTGCGGGACGCGCCGGCCGCCGGCCGCGCCCTCGCCGCCGGTTCGCTGCCCGACCTCGCCCTGTGCTCCACCGCCGTACGGGCCCGCCGCACCTGGGAGCTGGTCTCCGCCGAGTGGGCCACGCCGCCGCCCGTGCGCTACGACCGGCGGCTGTACGCGGCCGGCGTGCCGCAGCTGCTGGAGGTGGTGCGCGAGGTGCCGGCCGAGGTGCGCACCCTGCTGCTGATCGGGCACAATCCCGGCCTGGAGGAGCTGGTGCCGGCGCTGGCCGCCGACGCGCTCGACGACACCCTGGACCGGGTACGGGCGAAGTTCCCGACCTCGGCGTTCGCCGTCCTCACCTGGCACGGCACCACCTGGCGGACCCTCACCCCGGGCACGGCCCTGCTCACCTCCTTCACGGTCCCGCGCGGAAGGAAGAAGAGCTAGCCGACAGGGTCCGCCGGGTGCCCGGGGCCGTACGCGACGCCGTCGCGGTGCCGCTCGGGCCGGGCGGGGAGTTCCGCGGCCGGGTGGGCGTGGGCGCCTTCGCCCGGGCCCGCCGTCCCGCCCGCGGCCGGGGAGCGCGATGGTGGCCGTGGAGGGCGTGCACGCGGTCCCAGGCGTCCGCCCAGTCCCCCAGCCGGCTCTCCGGGACGTTCCCGCAGTACCGGACGAAGTTCAGCAGCAGGTCCCGGGCGGGCATCCGGCCCCGCAGAACGGCGCCCAGGGTGCTCTTCGGCAGCAGGCTCACCTTGTTCGCGATGTCGATGTACGCCCTCTCCTCCAGTTCCCGCAGGGTGGGGTGGCCGTTCTCCCGGCACATCTCCCGCATCGCGTGGACGAGCTGCCACGGCTCGGTGATGAACCGCGGCGGCGGGGCCGTGACGCGCGGCGCCGCCCCGCCGTCCGCGGCCTCGTGCCGGGCGGCGGCGGTCCACAGCCGCTTGGCCTCGCGTTCGTCACCCCCGCACACCCGCGTGAACGCCTGGACGGTCCTCCACTTCGGCAGCGCCTCACCCCGCGCCGCCCGGTACAGAGTCGAACGAGTGGCCGGCAGGCCGCTCGCGACAGCGATCCGCGCCATCTGGTCCCAGCTCGTCCCCGACCGCCGGCGCAGCGACTCGAGCCACTGCGCCAGCGTCTCCACGGGAGTGTGCCGTACCAGGGCGCCGGAAGTGCGCCCCATCCCGTTCTCCCTTCACGCCCGCTGCGGAGAGAGGACGGCGACCAGGCCGCGGACCAGTTCCCTGCCCAGCAGCCCGCCGGTGACGACGATCGGGACGACCGCCTCCAGGGCCGTCCCGAGCACCGACAGCCCTGCCGTGACGAGCAGGACGACCACCACCACGACCACGGCCGGAGCGGGCAGCACCCGGCCGCCGGCCCCGGCCGGGCCCTCGACGCACACGGTGCGGGTGGGCGCGTTCTTCTTCAACGTGTCTGCCTCCTCGGCTCGTTGCCACTCGACACCGAGGCCCCGCGTGCCGCCCGCCGGCCTTGCAGAGCCGGCGGACAAGGAGCCTCGCCCCTACCTTCGAGCCCTTCAACGAACGCCGACAAGGCGGTGCTCCCGCGCCGTTTCATCCTGTCCCGGCTGTGGTGGAACGCCCTGAACGCATCGCCGCAGGCCACCGCGAGTCCTCCGCCCGGAGAAGGGGCGACCGTACCTTCCGTGTCCCGCTTCGGCGGTGTAACGGACCTTGAGGTCCCATCGCCCAAAGGGCCAGAGTGGGTCCACTGCCTCGGCACGGGTGACACACGAGGTGTCATGCCCTGTTGCCGAGGCCGAAGCCGCCATGGCCGGAGCCCAGTCGTGCTCCGGCGTGACCGGATTGAGGAGAGGAGGCAGGCATCGGCACACCGATTCATACGACGACGGGGGCGGGCGCGCCTGCCTTCGGCAGCACCCTCGGCCCAGGCCACCGGCCACCGGCCGCCCTCCTTCGGAGGACGACCAGGCAGCGGACCTCCCTGCCCTGCCCGCGGCCGTGGCCCGGTGCCGGTGTCCGCCGGCTTCCCGCCGCCTGCTGCGCCCCGGCCGCGTAGGCGCGGTCCGGTGGTGGTTTCCTGATCGCGGCTTCCCCGGCCGTTGCCACTCGACACAACAGGGGAAACACCGGTCGTGCGCTGTTGCAGCGGCGCGCGCCCACGGGCGGGGCCCGGACCGCCGGGCCCCGCCCGCTCGACGCCCCGGCCCGGCGGGACTCCTCGGACGAGCCGTCTCGACCCGCGACGGTCACGGATAGGCTGGCCGGATGCAGGACGAGTACCGCACAGTCGCCCGCGCGGGCGTGCACGAGACCGAGATCAACCGCTCCCGCTTCCTGTGCGCCCTCGCCCCGGCCGCCACCGAGCAGGAGGCGCAGGACTTCATCGCCGCCGTACGCAAGGAGCACGCCGCCGCCACCCACAACTGCTGGGCGTACGTCATCGGCGCCGACGCCTCCGTGCAGAAGGCCAGCGACGACGGCGAACCGGGCGGTACTGCCGGCGTGCCCATGCTGCAGATGCTGCTGCGCCGCGACATGCGGTACGTGGTCGCCGTGGTCACCCGGTACTACGGCGGTGTCAAGCTCGGAGCGGGCGGGCTGATCCGTGCCTACGGCGGCTCGGTCGGCGAGGCCCTGGACGCGCTCGGCACGATCACCCGGCGCCGCTTCCGGCTGGCCACGGTGACCGTCGACCACCAGCGCGCCGGCAAGGTGCAGAACGACCTGCGCGCCACCGGACGCGAGGTGCGCGACGTCCGCTACGGCGAGGCCGTCACCCTCGAGATCGGCCTGCCGGACGCCGACGTGGACGCCTTCCGGGCCTGGCTCGCCGATGTGACGGCGGGCACGGCCGGCTTCGAACTGGGCGGCGAAGCCTACGGAGACGCCTGATAATTGCCACAAATCGGTCATAACGCCCGTTGGTGCGGCAGGTGATGGCGGCCGGCGCCGGAGCGACCGGCCGTGATGTCGGACCCGGCCGTTAGTCTCGGGGCCCATGAGGATCCTGCACACGTCCGACTGGCACCTCGGCCGGGCCTTCCACCGGGTCAGCCTGCTGGAGGCCCAGGCCGGGTTCATCGGTCACCTCGTCGACGCCGTGCGTGAGCGCGCGGTGGACGCGGTGGTCGTGTCGGGCGACGTGTACGACCGCGCGGTGCCCCCGCTCGCCGCCGTCGAGCTGTTCGACACCGCCCTGCACCGGCTCGCGGACCTCGGCGTGCCCACGGTGATGATCTCCGGCAACCACGACTCGGCCCGCCGCCTCGGCGTCGGCGCCGGACTCATCGACCGCGCGGGCATCCACCTGCGCACCGAGCCGTCCGCCGCCGGCACCCCGGTGATCCTCCAGGACACCCACGGCGACGTCGCCTTCTACGGCCTGCCGTACCTCGAACCAGCCCTGGTGAAGGACGAGTTCGGCGTCGGCAAGGCCGGCCACGAGGCCGTCCTCGGCGCCGCCATGGACCGCGTCCGCGCCGATCTCGCCGGCCGCGCGCCGGGCACGCGGTCCGTCGTCCTCGCCCACGCCTTCGTCACCGGCGGCGAGGCCAGCGACAGCGAGCGGGACATCACCGTCGGCGGGGTGGCCGCCGTACCGGCCGGCGTCTTCGACGGCGCCGACTATGTGGCGCTCGGCCATCTGCACGGCTGCCAGACCATCACCGAACGCGTGCGCTACTCGGGCTCGCCGCTCGCCTACTCCTTCTCCGAGGCCGGCCACCGCAAGAGCATGTGGCTGATCGACCTGGACGCGGACGGCTCGGTCACCGCCGACCGCGTCGACTGCCCGGTGCCGCGCCCGCTCGCCCGTATCCGCGGCACCCTCGACGACCTCCTCGCCGACCCGGGGCTGGCCCGCCACGAGGACGCCTGGGTCGAGGCCACCCTCACCGACCCGGTCCGCCCGGCCGAGCCCATGGCCCGGCTCACCGAGCGCTTCCCGCACACCCTCAGCCTGGTCTTCGCCCCCGAACGGGCCCCCGACGACCCCCGCGTCTCCTACGCCCGGCGGCTCGCGGGCCGCAGCGACGAACAGGTCGCCCAGGACTTCGTCGCCCATGTGCGCGGCGCCGGGCCCGACGCGGACGAGGCCGCCGTACTGCGCGAGGCGTTCGACGCCGTGCGCGCCGACCACACCGCGCGGGAGGTGGCCCGGTGAGGCTGCACCGGCTCGACATCACCGCCTTCGGCCCCTTCGGCGCCACCCACGGCGTCGACTTCGACGCGCTGTCCGCCGCCGGGCTGTTCCTGCTGCACGGCCCGACCGGCGCCGGCAAGACCTCCGTCCTGGACGCCGTCTGCTACGCCCTCTACGGCTCCGTCCCCGGTGCCCGGCAGAGCAGCCAGGGCATGCACCTGCGCAGCGACCACGCCCCGCCCGGTACCCGAACCGAGGTCCGCCTCGAACTCACCGTGGCCGGCCGCCGCCTGGAGATCACCCGGCAGCCCGCGTGGGAGCGGCCCAAGCTGCGCGGCAAGGGCATGACGGTCGACAAGGCCCAGACCTGGCTGCGCGAGTACGACGCCCGGGCCCGCGCCTGGAAGGACCTCAGCCGCTCCCACCAGGAGATCGGCGCCGAGGTGGAACAGCTGCTCGGCATGAGCCGCGAACAGTTCTGCCAGGTCGTCCTGCTGCCCCAGGGCGACTTCGCCCGCTTCCTGCGCGCCGACGCCGAGGCACGCGGACGCCTCCTCGGCCGGCTCTTCGACACCCAGCGTTTCGCCGATGTCGAGAAGCGCCTCGCCGAACGCCGCCGCGCCACCGAGGCCCGGGTGCGCGAGGGCGACACCGCGCTGCTCGCCGACGCCCACCGCATGCAGCAGGAGGCCGGCGACGCCATGGAGCTGCCCGAGCCTGCCCCCGGCGACCCCGGGCTGGCCGAGGCCGTCCTCGAAGCCGCCGCCGTCGCCCGCAGCACCGCCCGGGAACGCCTCGACATCGCCCGCTGCCGGCTCGACGCCGCCGAGTCCGCCCACGCCGCGGCCCGGCACGCCCTGGACGAGGCCCGCGAACTCGCCCGCCTCCAGGACCGGTTCGCCGCGGCCCGGGAGCGCCTCGAGCGGCTCCGGGAACGGTCCGGCGACCACCGCGGGAACCAGGAGCGCATGGAGCGGGCCCGCAAGGCGGAGGCGGTCGCGCCCGCGCTGGAGCTGCGCGAGGAAGCCGACCGGGACCACCGCCGGGCGGCGGAGGCGGAGACCCGCGCGCGCGGAGCGCTCCCCGACGCGTACGCGGGCGCCGACGCGAGCGGACTGGCCGCCGCCGCCCGCCGGGCCGCAGAGGAACTCGGCGGCCTGGACGCGGCCCGGCGCGCCGAACGCCGGCTCGCCGGACTCGCCGAGGAACGCGCCGGACTCGACCGGCAGGAACGCGCCGACGAGGAGGTCCTGCGCGAGGCCGACGCCTGGCTCGCCGACTGGGACACCACCCGCGCCGCCCTCCAGACCCGCGTCGACTCCGCGCAGGAGGCCGCCACCCGCGCCGAACAGCTCGCCGTGCGGCGCGAGCCCATGGCGCGGCGGCTCGCCGCGGCCCGTACCCGCGACCGGCTCGCCGCCGACCTCGAACAGGCCCGGCAACGCGCGGAAGAGTCCGGCCGGCGGGCCCTCGACGCCCGCGCCCACTGGCTCGACCTCAAGGAACAGCGGCTGGCCGGCATCGCCGCCGAACTCGCCGCCCACCTCACCGACGGCGAGCCCTGCGCCGTCTGCGGCGCCACCGCCCACCCCGCGCCCGCGCGCAAGACCGCCGGACACGTCGACCGCGAGACCGAGGACCGCGCCCTCGCCGCCGGCCGGCGGGCCGAGGAGGAGCACGCCGCGGACGAACGGCGGCTCGGCGAGGTCCGCGAGGCCCTGGCCGCCGCCGGCGCCGAGGCCGGCGACACCCCGGCCGCGGAACTCGCCGAGGAGGCCGGCCACCTGGAGCGGGAGTACGCCCGCGCCCGCCGCGACGCCTCCGCCCTGCACGCCGCCCAGCAGGAGCTGCGGCGCGCCGAGCAGGAGCGCGAGCGGCGCCTCGCCGACCGCCAGCAGGCCGCCGTCCGGGCCGCCTCCCGGCTCACCCGCCGCGACACCCTGGAACGCGAACAGGCGCTGCTGGAAGGCGAACTGGAGCAGGCGCGAGGCGGCTCGGCCAGCGTGGCGGCGCGCGCGGCGGAGCTGGAGCGGCTCGCGGCACGGCTGACCGAGGCCGCCGACGCCGTCCGCGCCGCCGAGGACGCCGCCCGGCGGCTGAAGGACGCCGACGCCCGTCTCGCCGACGCCGCCTACCGGGCCGGTTTCGACACCCCCGGGGCCGCCGCCGAGGCCCTGCTGGACCCCGCCGCCCACCGCGAACTCCAGCGCCGCCTCGACGCCTGGCAGCAGGAGGAGGCCGCGGTCCGCGCGGTCCTCGCCGAGCCCGGCACCACGGCGGCGGCCCAGCGGCCGCCCGCCGACCCGGCCGCCGCCGAACGTGCGGCGGCCGCCGCCGAACGGCGGCTGCGCGAGGCCGGCTCCGCGCGCGACGCCGCCGACCGTTGCCGCGCCGAGCTGGACCGGCTCTCCGCGCGCGCCGCCGAGGCGGTGCGCCGGCTCGCCCCGCTGCGCGCCGAGCACGACCGGGTGGCCCGGCTCGCCGCCCTCGCCGCGGGCACCTCCGCCGACAACGAACGCAGGATGCGCCTGGAGTCGTACGTCCTGGCGGCCCGGCTGGAACAGGTCGCCGCCGCCGCGACCGTACGCCTCCAGCGC comes from Streptomyces sp. SCL15-4 and encodes:
- a CDS encoding exonuclease SbcCD subunit D, which gives rise to MRILHTSDWHLGRAFHRVSLLEAQAGFIGHLVDAVRERAVDAVVVSGDVYDRAVPPLAAVELFDTALHRLADLGVPTVMISGNHDSARRLGVGAGLIDRAGIHLRTEPSAAGTPVILQDTHGDVAFYGLPYLEPALVKDEFGVGKAGHEAVLGAAMDRVRADLAGRAPGTRSVVLAHAFVTGGEASDSERDITVGGVAAVPAGVFDGADYVALGHLHGCQTITERVRYSGSPLAYSFSEAGHRKSMWLIDLDADGSVTADRVDCPVPRPLARIRGTLDDLLADPGLARHEDAWVEATLTDPVRPAEPMARLTERFPHTLSLVFAPERAPDDPRVSYARRLAGRSDEQVAQDFVAHVRGAGPDADEAAVLREAFDAVRADHTAREVAR
- a CDS encoding helix-turn-helix domain-containing protein, giving the protein MSDLELLTQSLARNVRHWRSVRGFTLDVLAARAGVSRGMLIQIEQARTNPSIGTVVKIGDALGVSITTLLDYEQGPKVRIVPAERAVRLWHTEEGSYNRLLAGTEAPGPLEMWDWRLMPGETSPSEPHPGGTVELVHVTAGELTLTVDGTEYRVPTGASASFEADVPHWYGNQGEVPMEMVMAVSVPPVP
- a CDS encoding EamA family transporter, whose protein sequence is MTAFFALITSLLWGLADFGGGLLTRRTPALTVVVVSQAIAAAVLGAIVLATGGWSEAGPRLWFAFAAGLVGPVALLCFYQALALGPMGVVSPLATLSVAVPVGVGLVLGERPGLFQAAGIAVAVTGVVLAGGPQLRGAAVQRRAILMTLVAAVGFGTVFALIAEASTTVTGLFLALFVQRVTNVAVGGAALAVSVRRGGAAVPEGGFRWASLPALAFVGLADVAANGTYAMATRSGPVTVAAVLASLYPVVTSLAARGFLSERLRAIQTAGAGLALLGTLLLATG
- a CDS encoding YigZ family protein, which translates into the protein MQDEYRTVARAGVHETEINRSRFLCALAPAATEQEAQDFIAAVRKEHAAATHNCWAYVIGADASVQKASDDGEPGGTAGVPMLQMLLRRDMRYVVAVVTRYYGGVKLGAGGLIRAYGGSVGEALDALGTITRRRFRLATVTVDHQRAGKVQNDLRATGREVRDVRYGEAVTLEIGLPDADVDAFRAWLADVTAGTAGFELGGEAYGDA
- a CDS encoding YbaK/EbsC family protein, coding for MRAPIGDFETATPAPDCLDELTAPVADAVRAWQGTVAADQILYVDTDPRWADTSVFVEHYGRDLLERSANCVVVAGKRAGEIRLAACVVPSTARADVNGVVRRQLGARKASFASMETATGETGMEYGGITPVGLPAGWPVLVDPAVVDMPYVLVGSGRRRGKLLLPGKALAGLPGAVVLEGLGVA
- a CDS encoding histidine phosphatase family protein, with the protein product MTGPAGTGPLRRLVVLRHAKSAWPAGVEDRLRPLAPRGLRDAPAAGRALAAGSLPDLALCSTAVRARRTWELVSAEWATPPPVRYDRRLYAAGVPQLLEVVREVPAEVRTLLLIGHNPGLEELVPALAADALDDTLDRVRAKFPTSAFAVLTWHGTTWRTLTPGTALLTSFTVPRGRKKS
- a CDS encoding CoA-binding protein encodes the protein MYGDEATIRRILTELGDTWAVVGLSANQRRAAYGVALALQRFGKRIVPVHPKAETVHGERGYASLADIPFDVEVVDVFVNSELAGPVADDAVAKGARAVWFQLGVVDPAAYERTRTAGLEMVMDRCPAIEIPRLG
- a CDS encoding SMC family ATPase; protein product: MRLHRLDITAFGPFGATHGVDFDALSAAGLFLLHGPTGAGKTSVLDAVCYALYGSVPGARQSSQGMHLRSDHAPPGTRTEVRLELTVAGRRLEITRQPAWERPKLRGKGMTVDKAQTWLREYDARARAWKDLSRSHQEIGAEVEQLLGMSREQFCQVVLLPQGDFARFLRADAEARGRLLGRLFDTQRFADVEKRLAERRRATEARVREGDTALLADAHRMQQEAGDAMELPEPAPGDPGLAEAVLEAAAVARSTARERLDIARCRLDAAESAHAAARHALDEARELARLQDRFAAARERLERLRERSGDHRGNQERMERARKAEAVAPALELREEADRDHRRAAEAETRARGALPDAYAGADASGLAAAARRAAEELGGLDAARRAERRLAGLAEERAGLDRQERADEEVLREADAWLADWDTTRAALQTRVDSAQEAATRAEQLAVRREPMARRLAAARTRDRLAADLEQARQRAEESGRRALDARAHWLDLKEQRLAGIAAELAAHLTDGEPCAVCGATAHPAPARKTAGHVDRETEDRALAAGRRAEEEHAADERRLGEVREALAAAGAEAGDTPAAELAEEAGHLEREYARARRDASALHAAQQELRRAEQERERRLADRQQAAVRAASRLTRRDTLEREQALLEGELEQARGGSASVAARAAELERLAARLTEAADAVRAAEDAARRLKDADARLADAAYRAGFDTPGAAAEALLDPAAHRELQRRLDAWQQEEAAVRAVLAEPGTTAAAQRPPADPAAAERAAAAAERRLREAGSARDAADRCRAELDRLSARAAEAVRRLAPLRAEHDRVARLAALAAGTSADNERRMRLESYVLAARLEQVAAAATVRLQRMSSGRYTLVHSDDRTGRGRSGLGLHVVDAWTGRERDTATLSGGETFFASLALALGLADVVTEEAGGVRLDTLFIDEGFGSLDDQTLDEVLDVLDSLRERDRSVGIVSHVPDLRRRIHAQLEVVKGRTGSSLRQRGAA